A window of Phaseolus vulgaris cultivar G19833 chromosome 4, P. vulgaris v2.0, whole genome shotgun sequence genomic DNA:
ACAATCATGCTAGACTTAGAGCCATTCATACCTACGTTACCCCCCTTGTTGTTCTATATAAACTTCCCAATGTCTCACTTCTAAACAACAGCACAAGCACCAAAGTCTCCTCTTGAGGTCACCACGGAGAGACAGCAACAGCGCGTAAAGCACATTGCACGTCTCTCTTTGGGCTTTAGACCTCCctaataaaaatagtaataatggAGGAGCAACCAAAACCTGAATCTAGCCCTCTCCGAAAAATGGTGGCGGTGTCATCCATTGCCGCCGGTATCCAATTTGGATGGGCCCTGCAACTCTCCCTTCTAACGCCATACGTACAAACCCTAGGAGTTCCTCACGCCTGGGCCTCTTTCATCTGGCTCTGTGGCCCCATCTCCGGTCTCTTAGTTCAGCCCATTGTAGGCTATAGCAGTGACCGATGCCAGTCTGCTTTCGGCCGCCGCCGTCCCTTTATCCTCGCCGGCGCCCTCGCCGTCGCCATCGCCATCATCCTAATTGGCTACGCTGCCGATATAGGACAGCTGGCTGGCGATGACATCACCCAGAAAACCCGTCCACGTGCCGTTGCCATCTTCGTCGTCGGCTTCTGGATCTTAGATGTTGCCAACAACATGCTCCAGGGTCCATGCCGCGCCTTCCTTGGTGACTTGGCTGCCGGCGACCAGAAAAAGACGAGAACCGCTAACTCGTTCTTCTCGTTTTTCATGGCTGTCGGCAACGTCTTGGGCTATGCCGCAGGATCCTACGACGGTCTCCATAAGATCTTCCCTTTCACAGAAACCGAGGCATGCAACGTCTTCTGCGCAAACTTAAAGAGttgcttcttcttctccatCGTCCTTCTTCTTGCTTTGTGCATTATCGTTCTCACTTGCGTGAACGACCCTCAGTATATACCGTCAAATCCGGAGAAGGAGGCTGAGGAGGAAGGGAAGACTCAAGTTTCGTGCTTCTTGGGAGAGTGTTGCGTTGCATTCAAGGGACTCCAGAGGCCAATGTGGATGTTGATGTTGGTGACTGCTATTAACTGGATTGCGTGGTTCCCTTATGTTTTGTTCGACACTGACTGGATGGGTCGTGAGGTGTATGGCGGTGATGTTGGGCAGAAGGCTTATGATGCTGGTGTGCATGCAGGTTCTTTGGGGCTCATGTTGAATTCAGTGGTGTTGGCTGTGATGTCTTTGGCTGTTGAACCTTTGGGTCGCTTGGTTGGGGGAGTGAAGTGGTTGTGGGCAATTGTTAATGTTATTCTTGCAGCTTGCATGGCACTCACCGTGCTCATCACAAAAGTCGCTGAGCAGCAACGAGCACTTAACCCTGCTCTCATTGGAAACCCAAGCATGGAAGTCAAAGGTGGAGCCATGGCATTCTTCTCCGTCCTTGGTATTCCTCTTGCGGTAAGCTTTCTATCTTTTCTCACCATTCATGCAACAGTACATCAGGGTTTCCATCCATCACCACTTCATTTCATAAAAGTCAGAAGGATTTTCAAAAAGATCtgaaaatacttttaatttGTATCGaattacaaccattgtttatctTGCTGTAAACTAATACTTGTGCGTATCCAGATTACGTATAGTGTTCCCTTTGCTCTAGCGTCTATCTACTCCAGCACCTCAGGAGCAGGACAAggtaaatatataaatagttagCATTTGGAAAGGG
This region includes:
- the LOC137837500 gene encoding sucrose transport protein SUC8-like, which gives rise to MEEQPKPESSPLRKMVAVSSIAAGIQFGWALQLSLLTPYVQTLGVPHAWASFIWLCGPISGLLVQPIVGYSSDRCQSAFGRRRPFILAGALAVAIAIILIGYAADIGQLAGDDITQKTRPRAVAIFVVGFWILDVANNMLQGPCRAFLGDLAAGDQKKTRTANSFFSFFMAVGNVLGYAAGSYDGLHKIFPFTETEACNVFCANLKSCFFFSIVLLLALCIIVLTCVNDPQYIPSNPEKEAEEEGKTQVSCFLGECCVAFKGLQRPMWMLMLVTAINWIAWFPYVLFDTDWMGREVYGGDVGQKAYDAGVHAGSLGLMLNSVVLAVMSLAVEPLGRLVGGVKWLWAIVNVILAACMALTVLITKVAEQQRALNPALIGNPSMEVKGGAMAFFSVLGIPLAITYSVPFALASIYSSTSGAGQGLSLGLLNVAIVIPQMIVSAISGPWDDWFGGGNLPAFVLGAGAAAISAILAVILLPSPKKEDEAKISSLSMGSFH